A stretch of the Zeugodacus cucurbitae isolate PBARC_wt_2022May chromosome 6, idZeuCucr1.2, whole genome shotgun sequence genome encodes the following:
- the LOC105213997 gene encoding 40S ribosomal protein S18: MSLVIPDKFQHILRIMNTNIDGKRKVGIAMTAIKGVGRRYSNIVLKKADVDLTKRAGECTEEEVDKIVTIISNPLQYKVPNWFLNRQKDIIDGKYTQLTSSNLDSKLREDLERLKKIRSHRGLRHYWGLRVRGQHTKTTGRRGRTVGVSKKK; this comes from the exons ATG TCGCTCGTGATACCAGATAAGTTCCAACACATTCTCCGTATTATGAATACGAACATCGATGGCAAACGCAAAGTCGGTATTGCCATGACCGCCATCAAAGGTGTGGGTCGCCGTTACTCCAACATTGTTTTGAAGAAGGCCGATGTTGATCTAACCAAACGCGCTGGTGAATGCACTGAGGAAGAG GTTGACAAGATTGTCACCATCATCTCCAACCCACTGCAATACAAAGTGCCCAACTGGTTCCTCAACAGACAAAAGGACATCATTGATGGCAAATACACCCAATTGACATCATCCAATTTGGATTCGAAATTGCGTGAAGATTTGGAACGTTTGAAGAAGATCCGCTCTCATCGCGGTCTTCGTCACTACTGGGGTCTGCGTGTGCGTGGTCAACACACCAAGACAACCGGTCGTCGTGGTCGCACTGTCGGTGTGTCGAAGAAGAAGTAA